One Echinicola strongylocentroti DNA window includes the following coding sequences:
- a CDS encoding DUF2911 domain-containing protein, translating to MRKFDTLFLFGCFLLLAGLSSCGGSGKNEKEATQEEEAQAMEMKEEERASPLETSQGKVGGKTLMVQYGAPSVKGREIWGNLESYGEVWRTGANEATYIDISEDVSVEGKSLSAGKYSLFTIPVKEGDWTVIFNSDWNLEHGHYQYKEENDVLRVEVTPEWLEENQEQLKITVEEPGIVIRWEKLRLPIAIQ from the coding sequence ATGAGAAAGTTTGACACTTTATTTTTATTTGGTTGTTTTTTGTTGTTGGCAGGGCTGTCTAGTTGCGGAGGCAGTGGTAAAAACGAAAAGGAAGCAACCCAAGAGGAAGAGGCACAGGCCATGGAAATGAAAGAAGAAGAAAGGGCCAGTCCACTCGAAACTTCCCAAGGGAAAGTGGGAGGAAAAACACTTATGGTCCAATACGGCGCTCCATCCGTGAAAGGCCGGGAAATATGGGGTAACTTGGAGTCGTATGGCGAAGTGTGGCGCACGGGAGCAAATGAGGCGACTTATATCGATATCTCAGAAGATGTGTCTGTAGAAGGCAAGTCATTGTCCGCAGGGAAATATTCCCTCTTTACCATTCCCGTGAAAGAAGGTGACTGGACGGTGATCTTTAACTCCGATTGGAACTTGGAGCACGGACATTACCAGTATAAGGAAGAAAATGATGTGTTACGAGTGGAGGTAACCCCAGAGTGGTTAGAGGAAAATCAAGAACAGTTGAAAATCACCGTGGAAGAGCCGGGGATAGTTATTCGGTGGGAGAAGCT
- a CDS encoding endonuclease/exonuclease/phosphatase family protein: protein MMRYLVSLVFLVSVLLFFGVNISPKQLAYAGLVPVLIPLFLLLNFALLIILLLLKRKLFVLPIAAILIGWRFIGVTVQWNNTSSEDGLSIMSYNAHVFNYEKYKARDPKVTPNIYNWIREQDTDIIGLQEFYQDFTTPARNAIKLIGRDGEYHYATQSVEERKGKRFFGLAIFSKFPIINEGKLFDNRKTNGAMFVDLKVHEDTIRVYNVHLESMSIPAEQLDNIDGIKENYQKTWRRLNRGIVNRASQVDFLAEHVKNSPYPAILMGDFNDVPYSYTYFTIRSILENAFETAGRGFGFSFNRVLFFLRIDNIFYDEALTPLRFNTLREVDYSDHYPIKAVFDLSPLIGPTDK from the coding sequence ATGATGAGGTATCTGGTATCCTTGGTATTTTTGGTTTCCGTCCTGCTATTTTTTGGTGTTAATATTTCACCAAAACAGCTCGCCTATGCAGGATTGGTCCCAGTACTCATCCCCCTATTTTTGCTCCTTAATTTTGCATTGCTCATTATCTTACTTCTTCTAAAACGAAAACTTTTTGTCCTACCTATCGCAGCCATTCTTATCGGCTGGAGGTTTATCGGAGTCACCGTACAGTGGAACAATACATCTAGTGAAGATGGGCTATCCATCATGAGCTATAATGCCCATGTATTCAACTATGAAAAATACAAAGCCAGGGACCCTAAAGTCACCCCCAATATCTACAATTGGATAAGGGAGCAAGACACAGACATCATTGGCCTGCAGGAATTTTATCAGGACTTCACTACACCGGCGAGGAATGCCATCAAGCTTATCGGCAGGGATGGTGAATACCACTATGCCACCCAGTCAGTAGAAGAACGCAAAGGGAAACGTTTTTTTGGCTTGGCCATTTTTTCTAAATTCCCCATAATCAATGAGGGCAAACTATTTGACAATCGAAAGACCAATGGGGCGATGTTTGTGGATCTGAAAGTCCATGAAGACACCATCAGAGTATACAACGTCCATTTGGAATCAATGAGTATTCCGGCCGAGCAGCTGGACAATATTGATGGCATCAAAGAGAACTACCAGAAGACCTGGAGAAGGCTAAACCGAGGTATTGTCAATCGGGCCAGCCAAGTAGATTTCTTAGCTGAGCACGTCAAAAACAGCCCATACCCGGCTATTCTAATGGGGGATTTTAATGATGTCCCCTACAGCTACACCTATTTCACCATCCGGTCCATCCTTGAAAACGCCTTTGAAACGGCTGGCAGAGGATTTGGTTTTTCATTTAACAGGGTATTGTTTTTCCTTAGGATAGACAACATCTTCTACGATGAGGCCCTGACCCCGCTACGTTTCAATACTCTTCGGGAGGTAGATTATTCGGATCATTACCCTATCAAAGCGGTCTTTGACCTTTCCCCGCTGATAGGTCCCACTGACAAATGA
- a CDS encoding M1 family metallopeptidase, with protein MRLLRSTALLAFSICCTVGLQAQTTRWQQAVNYEMDVEMDVESNQYEGHQHLKYTNNSPDTLYRVFYHLYYNAFQPNSMMDVRSRTIADADRRVQDRISQLSPEEIGYLKVNSLKMDGKKLDYEHVGTILEVTLDQPILPNSTVEFSMDFEGQVPLQIRRAGRDNKEGVRYSMSQWYPKMANYDDQGWHANPYIGREFYGIWGDFDVKITIDKSYILGGTGYLQNPEEIGYGYEEEGQKVKRPRGKKLTWHFKAPQVHDFMWAADPKYTHDKIKMDNGITIHHLYIKNSKTAGNWEKLKEYSPKSMAFLSEHFGQYPYKQYSIIQGGDGGMEYPMSTLITGERSLPSLVGVTVHEMAHSWFQGVLATNEALYPWMDEGFTSYATNLTMANIFSEEPSDFPQRGSYVGYERLAKSGKEEPMTTHSDHYHTNYAYGSAAYSKGAVFVAQLGYIIGEENRNQAMLNYFNDWKFKHPKTNDIIREMEKQSGLELDWYKEYWVNSTKSIDYAVKSVEAVDDGTNITLQRDGLMPMPIDLVITYQDGSQEMVYLPLVIQRGNKPEEAGMPKRILTQRWPWTNITKEITIEKPFSSIKKVEIDPSLRMADIDRENNVFPAETTEE; from the coding sequence ATGAGATTATTACGTTCAACCGCCTTATTGGCCTTCAGTATATGCTGTACAGTTGGCCTGCAAGCCCAGACTACCCGCTGGCAACAGGCCGTCAACTACGAAATGGACGTCGAAATGGACGTCGAAAGCAACCAGTACGAAGGCCATCAACACCTAAAGTACACCAACAATTCACCGGACACACTGTATCGTGTTTTTTACCACCTGTATTATAATGCCTTCCAGCCCAACTCCATGATGGATGTAAGGTCAAGGACCATTGCAGACGCTGATCGTCGCGTACAGGACCGCATCTCCCAACTCTCTCCAGAAGAGATCGGCTACCTAAAGGTAAACAGCCTGAAAATGGACGGCAAAAAACTGGACTACGAGCATGTAGGCACTATCCTTGAAGTCACTCTTGACCAGCCGATCCTGCCCAATAGTACCGTGGAGTTTTCCATGGATTTTGAAGGACAGGTCCCACTCCAGATTAGAAGAGCTGGCCGTGACAACAAAGAAGGCGTGCGCTATTCGATGTCCCAGTGGTACCCAAAAATGGCCAACTACGACGATCAGGGCTGGCATGCCAACCCGTATATCGGGAGGGAGTTTTACGGCATCTGGGGAGATTTTGATGTGAAGATCACCATCGACAAGTCGTACATCTTGGGCGGTACAGGCTACCTACAAAACCCAGAAGAAATAGGATATGGCTACGAAGAAGAAGGCCAAAAAGTAAAAAGACCAAGAGGCAAAAAACTCACGTGGCACTTCAAGGCTCCGCAAGTCCATGATTTCATGTGGGCAGCTGACCCGAAATATACCCATGACAAAATCAAGATGGACAATGGCATCACCATCCATCACCTCTATATCAAAAACAGCAAGACTGCTGGCAACTGGGAAAAGCTCAAGGAGTATTCTCCTAAATCCATGGCTTTTTTGAGCGAACACTTTGGCCAGTATCCTTATAAGCAGTATTCCATCATCCAAGGTGGAGATGGCGGCATGGAATACCCTATGTCAACGCTGATCACTGGCGAACGTTCTCTTCCAAGCTTAGTCGGTGTTACTGTACACGAAATGGCCCACAGCTGGTTTCAGGGAGTCTTAGCCACCAACGAAGCCCTTTACCCTTGGATGGACGAAGGCTTCACCTCCTACGCCACCAACCTGACCATGGCCAATATCTTCTCCGAAGAACCTTCCGACTTCCCACAAAGAGGCTCTTATGTGGGTTATGAGCGACTGGCAAAATCCGGAAAAGAAGAACCGATGACCACCCATTCGGACCATTACCATACCAACTATGCCTACGGGTCAGCGGCTTATTCCAAAGGGGCAGTTTTCGTAGCCCAGCTCGGTTATATCATCGGGGAAGAAAACAGGAACCAAGCCATGCTGAACTACTTCAACGACTGGAAGTTCAAGCACCCCAAGACCAACGATATCATTCGTGAAATGGAAAAGCAAAGCGGCCTCGAGCTGGATTGGTACAAGGAGTACTGGGTAAACAGTACCAAATCGATTGATTATGCCGTAAAATCCGTAGAAGCGGTAGACGATGGCACCAATATCACTTTGCAACGTGACGGACTGATGCCGATGCCTATTGACCTAGTAATCACCTATCAAGATGGCAGCCAAGAAATGGTCTATCTACCACTGGTCATCCAACGAGGAAACAAACCCGAAGAAGCAGGAATGCCAAAACGTATCCTGACACAACGGTGGCCTTGGACGAACATCACCAAGGAAATTACCATCGAAAAACCTTTCTCCAGTATCAAAAAAGTGGAAATCGATCCCAGTCTTAGAATGGCCGATATCGACAGGGAAAACAATGTATTCCCTGCCGAAACCACTGAAGAATAA
- a CDS encoding RNA polymerase sigma-70 factor, giving the protein MSIEDADLQTELRLGDSKAFNKIYSLYWQKLYSHAYKRVGSPELTEDMVQEVFFQFWLKRKSLTITKSIESYLIGMLKNNILMYFREIYTTNQNHKEIFFHSPDQDTETERRIEYSDLLNHVDELIERLPEQSKHVFKLSRKEFLSNKEIADRLEISIKTVEYHIHYSLTYLRNNCPDYILAIPFSTFIFY; this is encoded by the coding sequence ATGTCAATTGAGGATGCTGATTTACAGACCGAATTGCGGTTAGGTGATAGCAAAGCTTTCAATAAGATCTACAGTCTTTATTGGCAAAAACTCTATTCCCATGCGTATAAAAGGGTAGGATCACCTGAGCTGACAGAGGATATGGTGCAGGAAGTTTTTTTTCAGTTTTGGTTAAAAAGGAAGAGTTTGACGATTACTAAATCCATCGAGTCTTATCTAATAGGCATGCTAAAAAACAATATTTTGATGTATTTTAGAGAGATTTATACAACAAACCAAAATCATAAAGAGATTTTTTTTCACAGCCCCGATCAAGACACCGAAACAGAGCGTAGAATAGAGTACAGTGATTTGCTTAATCATGTAGATGAATTGATAGAACGACTTCCAGAACAGTCCAAACATGTATTTAAGCTAAGCCGCAAAGAATTTTTAAGTAACAAGGAGATTGCTGATAGATTGGAAATTTCCATTAAGACTGTTGAATACCACATCCATTATTCCTTGACTTATTTACGGAACAATTGTCCAGATTATATCTTGGCCATACCTTTTTCGACCTTTATCTTTTATTGA
- a CDS encoding FecR family protein, with the protein MEARRLKYLLDNIKKLDFDEQEELNNWYQSFDKKPDDTHLMALRKNPIPTQDRIYKKILTEIKGRAKARKMWSYGIAASVACILSIGVFLLINKQYNKPQINEVAAGMGEQKYLKLEDGTEIWLNAQSKIMFPIAFSDTEREVSLSGEAYFKVEKDSTKPFRVVTDNLTTSVLGTEFNVNAYKNQDFVSVALVEGSVRLRAGDMVSLLGPGQKGSLKKETSSFNIEQFDVTDEMGWMRGELIFNGVSLGEIAKRLKRSFGIEIEFAKKGYATYEFTGKFKDEELSIILTAIARAHELKFRTVGDQKIEFYK; encoded by the coding sequence ATGGAAGCGAGACGATTGAAATATCTTCTGGACAATATCAAAAAACTGGATTTTGATGAACAAGAAGAGCTAAATAATTGGTACCAATCATTCGACAAAAAACCGGATGATACTCATTTAATGGCATTGAGAAAAAACCCAATACCAACACAGGATAGGATATATAAAAAAATCCTAACGGAGATCAAGGGCAGGGCAAAAGCCAGAAAAATGTGGTCCTACGGGATAGCGGCTTCCGTTGCATGTATTCTTTCTATCGGAGTATTCTTACTTATAAACAAACAATATAACAAACCTCAAATAAACGAGGTGGCCGCTGGTATGGGCGAACAAAAGTATCTCAAACTGGAAGATGGCACAGAGATATGGTTAAATGCCCAAAGTAAAATAATGTTTCCAATAGCTTTTTCGGATACTGAACGAGAAGTATCACTATCAGGAGAAGCTTACTTCAAGGTAGAAAAAGATAGCACCAAGCCTTTTAGAGTGGTCACTGATAACCTCACTACAAGTGTTCTAGGGACAGAATTCAATGTAAATGCCTATAAAAACCAAGACTTTGTGTCAGTTGCTTTGGTAGAAGGTTCTGTACGGTTGAGGGCTGGAGATATGGTCTCTCTCCTGGGACCGGGACAGAAAGGGTCCTTAAAAAAGGAAACGTCATCATTTAATATTGAGCAGTTTGACGTCACTGATGAAATGGGTTGGATGAGAGGGGAATTAATATTCAATGGAGTATCGCTTGGGGAAATCGCAAAGAGGTTAAAGAGGTCATTCGGTATAGAGATCGAGTTTGCTAAAAAAGGATATGCCACATACGAGTTTACTGGAAAATTCAAGGATGAAGAGTTATCAATTATTTTGACTGCTATAGCCAGGGCCCATGAACTGAAATTTCGGACTGTAGGAGACCAAAAAATTGAATTTTATAAATGA
- a CDS encoding SusC/RagA family TonB-linked outer membrane protein: MLEKHLLPIIGARFIFLRLWLFVFVFCAFALRAWTKPSSSGESLKNISISLQDSQYSIQSFFREVEAKTPFKFAYANKKLDLDETFSIQPGKHDLKSVLEMLSYKKKLQFERIDKNIIVRKQKERLFKQDVPVQILKKVSGLVLDETGTPLPGATILAKGSNKGTVTDMDGEFFLEVSENIQSILVSFIGYETKEVSIIGQTVLEIRLSPSESSLNEVIVTALGIRRNEHEVGYAEQTVDSELLSTAMAPNWSNGLQGKVAGLNIISGGTGPINSQSIQLRGVTSLAPGGNNALIVVDGVPMNQHATSFGDGVDAGYGTEAPVDYGNSISELNQDDIESVTVLKGPAAAALYGSRAGNGALIITTKSGKKGQRLGVSVSSTAIFDMPTNWPNYQYQYGAGNYAVRNEEGEQFYSYGNSADGVSTNVPQAWGAKFEGQNYYQYDPLTQGQGAERTPWRPYENNMKDFYNTGTTFINSVALEGGNEKGAMRLNLTHADNNYIVPNTGYDKNSISLNTNYQVSERIKVSTVMNFNQRKSDNLPGFGLSNGSLGYFMMFLMPNVDINWYKPIWENGQENLQQLNPFSQWSSNPYFLSYVDLNKLKSNQIVGNVSADIKLTDHLSLMGRLSLNSLSQLRESERGYSSKKHPRGYYGRQDISNQEINADFLLTYKNSISENIDYEMRAGGNMMSMVNRNVMSSVDALITPSLYNLSNGVNLPLVETRDAMKDINSLYGMATISWRENIIVDVTGRNDWSSTLPAENNSYFYPSVSSSFLVSNMIQLPEEISFLKYRISYAQVGSDANPYQTSKYYSQSSFPSSAIVPGALFNTNLKPEITSGFETGFVYKMFENRVGIDFTYYASQTKNQILTLPSDIAAGYSSRVINAGEVRNRGVEVILKGTPIFNKHFKWDLTGNWSMNRNKILTLTDNLERQTLARVWQGYMIATVGGTTSDIYGTKFIRDPDGNIVYNNGVPTRTSTQEYIGNAAPDWRYGLTNTFTYKGFRASLTMDGQMGGLIYSGTYNRASWAGTTTNTIPGRDEGFIVGEGVVQNEDGSYSPNTEQADPQAYYVQRHQTTEPGVFDATFLKIRELSFNYSFPNKLTQSLGIYNLSVGVYGRNLAVFDKFPMWDPEAGTMNANGFVPGMEVTPMPFTASYGGNIKLKF; this comes from the coding sequence ATGTTAGAAAAACACCTATTGCCCATCATAGGAGCTAGATTTATATTCCTTAGATTATGGCTTTTCGTTTTTGTGTTTTGTGCTTTTGCACTCCGGGCCTGGACGAAACCTAGTAGTTCAGGAGAGTCTCTAAAAAATATATCCATTTCGCTCCAGGACAGCCAATACAGCATCCAAAGTTTTTTCCGAGAGGTAGAAGCGAAGACGCCGTTTAAGTTCGCCTATGCCAATAAAAAATTAGATTTGGATGAGACCTTTTCAATCCAGCCAGGTAAGCATGACTTGAAATCCGTTCTTGAAATGCTTTCCTATAAGAAGAAGTTGCAATTTGAACGAATCGACAAAAACATCATCGTCAGAAAGCAAAAGGAAAGACTGTTTAAACAGGATGTTCCTGTCCAGATACTTAAAAAGGTCAGTGGTTTGGTTTTGGACGAAACGGGAACCCCTTTACCTGGAGCGACTATTCTGGCCAAAGGGTCCAATAAAGGTACTGTCACAGATATGGATGGGGAGTTTTTCTTAGAGGTCTCCGAGAATATCCAATCCATTTTGGTTTCTTTTATAGGTTACGAAACCAAGGAGGTAAGCATTATTGGACAAACCGTGCTAGAGATCAGGTTAAGCCCCTCTGAAAGCTCGTTGAATGAAGTCATCGTCACGGCACTGGGAATTCGCAGAAATGAACATGAGGTGGGGTATGCAGAGCAAACAGTCGATTCCGAGCTTCTATCTACAGCTATGGCGCCCAATTGGTCAAATGGCCTTCAGGGAAAGGTAGCGGGGCTGAATATTATCTCTGGCGGGACTGGGCCAATCAATTCCCAAAGTATACAGTTAAGGGGAGTTACCTCCTTGGCTCCAGGAGGAAATAATGCGCTTATCGTAGTTGATGGCGTGCCGATGAATCAACATGCTACTTCTTTTGGGGACGGTGTAGATGCCGGATACGGAACAGAGGCTCCCGTAGATTACGGCAATTCCATCTCCGAACTCAATCAAGACGATATCGAAAGTGTCACTGTTTTGAAAGGTCCCGCAGCGGCTGCCCTATATGGGTCCAGAGCTGGTAATGGAGCATTGATCATTACTACCAAATCAGGTAAAAAAGGGCAGCGGTTGGGAGTTTCGGTAAGCTCCACTGCGATTTTTGACATGCCTACCAACTGGCCCAATTACCAATACCAATATGGAGCAGGTAATTACGCCGTTAGAAATGAAGAGGGAGAACAGTTCTATTCCTATGGAAATTCAGCAGATGGCGTTTCTACAAATGTCCCCCAGGCTTGGGGGGCTAAATTTGAAGGACAAAACTATTACCAATATGACCCTTTGACCCAGGGACAGGGAGCTGAACGAACCCCTTGGAGGCCTTACGAAAACAACATGAAGGACTTTTATAATACTGGCACCACTTTTATCAATTCAGTAGCATTGGAAGGCGGGAATGAAAAAGGAGCAATGAGGTTAAATTTGACCCATGCTGACAATAACTATATAGTGCCCAACACCGGTTATGATAAAAACAGTATTTCACTCAATACAAATTACCAAGTTTCCGAACGTATCAAGGTGTCCACTGTAATGAATTTCAATCAAAGAAAGTCTGATAATCTCCCAGGGTTTGGCCTGAGCAATGGCTCTTTGGGGTACTTCATGATGTTTTTGATGCCCAATGTGGATATCAATTGGTACAAGCCTATTTGGGAAAATGGTCAGGAAAACCTTCAGCAACTTAACCCATTTTCCCAATGGTCCAGTAATCCTTATTTCCTTTCTTATGTGGACCTCAACAAATTGAAAAGTAATCAAATCGTGGGAAATGTCAGTGCCGACATCAAACTGACAGACCACTTAAGTCTTATGGGAAGGCTCTCTCTCAACTCACTTTCCCAACTGAGGGAAAGTGAAAGGGGGTACTCTAGTAAAAAGCATCCCAGGGGATACTATGGAAGACAGGATATATCCAATCAGGAGATCAATGCAGATTTCTTATTGACGTATAAAAATTCCATTTCGGAAAATATTGATTATGAAATGAGGGCCGGCGGTAACATGATGTCTATGGTCAATAGAAACGTGATGTCTTCTGTGGACGCCTTGATCACTCCTAGCTTATACAACCTGTCCAATGGTGTGAACCTTCCATTAGTGGAAACCAGAGACGCCATGAAGGACATCAACAGTCTGTATGGAATGGCAACCATTTCATGGAGAGAGAATATAATAGTTGATGTCACTGGGAGAAATGATTGGTCCAGTACGCTTCCAGCAGAAAACAACTCCTATTTCTATCCATCGGTCAGTTCCAGTTTTTTGGTTTCTAATATGATACAACTGCCTGAAGAGATCAGCTTTCTAAAATACCGAATTTCTTATGCCCAGGTCGGGTCGGACGCTAATCCGTACCAAACTTCCAAGTATTATTCCCAGAGTAGTTTCCCAAGTTCTGCGATCGTTCCCGGGGCGCTGTTCAATACAAATTTGAAACCAGAAATCACTTCGGGCTTCGAGACTGGCTTCGTTTATAAGATGTTTGAAAATAGGGTGGGAATTGATTTTACCTACTATGCATCCCAAACAAAAAACCAAATACTGACCCTTCCATCAGACATTGCAGCAGGTTATAGCAGTCGGGTAATCAATGCGGGGGAGGTTAGAAACCGTGGGGTAGAGGTGATCCTCAAAGGTACGCCTATTTTTAACAAGCATTTTAAATGGGACCTTACAGGTAACTGGTCAATGAACCGGAACAAAATCCTTACTCTAACGGATAATCTGGAGCGTCAAACTCTCGCTAGGGTATGGCAGGGATATATGATCGCTACTGTAGGCGGAACAACCTCCGATATCTATGGAACCAAATTCATAAGGGATCCAGATGGTAATATTGTATACAACAATGGGGTTCCTACAAGAACCAGTACCCAAGAATATATTGGTAACGCAGCTCCAGATTGGAGGTATGGATTAACCAACACCTTCACCTATAAAGGCTTTAGGGCTAGCCTGACAATGGATGGCCAAATGGGTGGATTGATTTATTCTGGAACTTACAATCGTGCATCTTGGGCAGGCACTACGACCAACACTATTCCTGGTCGGGATGAAGGATTTATCGTAGGGGAAGGAGTTGTCCAAAATGAAGACGGTAGCTATTCTCCTAATACGGAACAGGCTGACCCGCAAGCTTATTATGTCCAAAGGCACCAAACTACTGAACCGGGAGTATTCGATGCAACATTTCTGAAAATCAGAGAGTTATCCTTCAATTATTCCTTTCCTAATAAATTAACACAATCGCTGGGAATATATAATTTATCGGTAGGGGTCTATGGAAGAAACTTAGCGGTATTTGATAAGTTCCCCATGTGGGATCCTGAGGCAGGAACCATGAATGCAAATGGATTCGTGCCTGGCATGGAAGTGACACCTATGCCATTTACAGCCTCTTATGGAGGTAATATTAAACTTAAGTTCTAA
- a CDS encoding SusD/RagB family nutrient-binding outer membrane lipoprotein yields the protein MKVNIYGVFVMLFFGACTSGFEDTNTNPNLISEISPGALLNEIIYNQTSNNLRNHYFVNCELMQVQLAYPKYYGGVQRYEILESTGTSQWNSSYKWLKNIREMILTSEQAGAVNYKAIGLTLNAWIYSNLTDNFGSIPFSEASQSDEGIIQPKYDSQKEIYTKILADLEEANLLYDHSISMVYGTDILFGNDSKLWQKFTNSLRLRLLLRISDVDPSAYQKMVNIISDPENAPIMESLDESAILQITGVTPNLSPWSRPLDFSNQHAVGKFFIDVLNELEDPRRSVYVTPAMDLDNNPIGYEGIPSGYDQERFDYSPSYMNNAQVVAPMIAPIMSYSEVSFIKAELAQKGYLSSPAEEYFKEGVNAALELWTGQPADASYFERTLAQYNGSLERIMLHKYLALYFTDFQQWSEYRRTGFPVLPTTESMLNDGIMPSRLMYTSDQKTYNPKNYDQALEVMGGDDINFKVWWDKE from the coding sequence ATGAAAGTTAATATATACGGCGTTTTTGTAATGCTATTCTTTGGGGCTTGTACTTCTGGATTTGAGGACACAAATACAAATCCCAATTTGATCAGTGAGATAAGCCCAGGGGCACTTCTCAATGAAATAATATACAACCAGACCTCCAATAATCTACGAAATCACTATTTCGTCAATTGTGAATTGATGCAGGTTCAGTTGGCCTATCCCAAATATTATGGAGGGGTCCAGCGGTATGAAATTCTTGAATCCACGGGTACATCCCAATGGAACAGCTCATATAAGTGGCTTAAAAATATCCGTGAAATGATCCTGACTTCAGAGCAGGCAGGTGCGGTCAACTACAAGGCGATCGGACTTACATTAAATGCGTGGATATACTCTAATCTTACGGATAATTTTGGGAGTATCCCCTTTTCGGAAGCTTCACAATCTGATGAGGGAATTATCCAGCCCAAATATGATTCTCAAAAGGAGATCTATACGAAGATTTTGGCAGATTTGGAGGAAGCCAATCTTCTATATGACCATAGTATTTCTATGGTTTATGGAACGGATATACTTTTTGGCAATGACTCGAAACTTTGGCAAAAATTCACCAACTCACTTCGGTTGAGGTTGCTACTGAGGATTTCCGATGTAGATCCATCAGCTTACCAAAAAATGGTAAACATCATCAGTGACCCTGAAAATGCTCCAATTATGGAAAGCTTGGATGAAAGTGCTATTCTCCAGATCACCGGAGTTACCCCGAACTTGTCTCCTTGGTCCAGACCACTAGACTTTAGTAACCAGCATGCGGTAGGGAAGTTTTTTATAGACGTCCTCAATGAATTGGAAGACCCAAGAAGGTCGGTTTATGTAACGCCAGCCATGGATCTAGACAACAATCCAATAGGTTATGAAGGGATCCCCAGTGGATATGATCAAGAACGTTTTGATTATTCTCCTTCTTATATGAACAATGCGCAAGTGGTTGCTCCCATGATAGCCCCCATAATGTCCTATAGTGAAGTATCCTTTATCAAGGCAGAATTGGCCCAAAAAGGATATCTCTCTTCTCCAGCTGAAGAATATTTTAAAGAGGGCGTTAATGCTGCATTGGAGTTATGGACCGGACAGCCTGCTGATGCTTCCTATTTCGAAAGAACGCTGGCCCAGTATAACGGGAGTCTCGAGCGTATCATGCTTCACAAATATTTGGCACTCTACTTTACGGATTTTCAGCAATGGTCTGAATACCGAAGAACAGGATTTCCGGTTTTACCTACTACTGAATCCATGCTTAATGATGGTATTATGCCTAGTAGACTAATGTACACTTCAGACCAAAAAACCTACAATCCTAAAAATTACGATCAGGCACTGGAAGTAATGGGAGGCGATGATATTAATTTTAAAGTATGGTGGGATAAAGAATGA
- a CDS encoding endonuclease/exonuclease/phosphatase family protein, producing the protein MNKFKLIIVVMLVTLTSCSAHTDELQMAHDTTTRSFRVASYNIRYNPPSDEESGNGWDVRKGPLSELILRHRFDLVATQEGDEGQLANLMELLPGFDYVGFPYGGNDMHLCATLYKKDLFSVIDKGVFWFSETPEVPSIGWDATDRRICTWTKFNVKGTEKEFYVFNVHFYWRLEIAKKESGPLLAKKIKEISNGTPVIVMGDFNSTENTSQIKAIKETVMDAFDVTQSPREGVIGTNLGGGVFQGNVKNRIDYIFVSSEFTVEDYKVISDTYGTGKYPSDHLPVTSMVSF; encoded by the coding sequence ATGAATAAGTTTAAACTGATCATAGTGGTAATGTTGGTGACATTGACCTCTTGCAGTGCACATACCGATGAATTACAAATGGCACATGACACCACAACGAGAAGCTTTCGGGTCGCCAGCTATAACATCCGGTACAACCCACCCTCGGATGAGGAATCGGGTAACGGATGGGATGTACGGAAGGGGCCATTGTCAGAGCTTATCCTCCGACATCGATTTGATTTGGTAGCCACTCAAGAAGGTGATGAAGGACAGCTTGCCAACTTGATGGAGCTATTGCCCGGGTTTGATTATGTAGGGTTTCCATATGGCGGGAATGATATGCATTTGTGTGCCACTCTTTATAAAAAAGATTTGTTTTCCGTAATCGATAAGGGCGTATTCTGGTTCAGTGAGACACCTGAAGTCCCTAGCATAGGTTGGGATGCCACTGACAGAAGGATATGTACCTGGACAAAGTTTAACGTTAAGGGGACTGAGAAAGAATTCTATGTGTTTAACGTCCATTTTTATTGGAGATTGGAAATCGCAAAGAAAGAATCTGGTCCCCTATTGGCGAAAAAAATAAAAGAAATCAGTAACGGTACCCCAGTAATTGTGATGGGTGACTTTAATTCTACTGAAAATACTTCACAGATCAAAGCGATAAAAGAAACCGTTATGGATGCATTTGATGTAACACAAAGTCCGCGGGAAGGGGTGATAGGCACCAATTTAGGAGGAGGAGTCTTCCAGGGAAATGTAAAGAACCGAATAGACTATATTTTTGTATCCTCGGAATTTACGGTGGAAGATTATAAGGTTATTTCGGACACCTATGGGACTGGTAAATATCCTTCTGACCACTTACCTGTGACCTCGATGGTGTCATTTTAG